A single genomic interval of Stenotrophomonas sp. ZAC14D1_NAIMI4_1 harbors:
- a CDS encoding helix-turn-helix domain-containing protein codes for MSLTPPSRGRLGQATPNPAAADDGDALHFCSTCAFSDACMSQGYDKTALGDLHVLVDHVGPFHAGDYIFRAGEQFDSIAAVRAGMVKTFVDDSQGNEQVLGFSLPGEVIGLNAIHGSRFPCNAVALDTVHLCRISFPKLSLLATRMPGLQAKLFSLLSAEIGKVATLAANHRTEERMAAFLLDMSERYARRGFSATRFNLTMARTEIANYLRMAPETASRVLRRLSDDGVIAVKQREILLLQPERLAALAVADESEPD; via the coding sequence ATGTCCTTGACTCCGCCTTCCCGCGGCCGCCTCGGCCAGGCCACGCCGAACCCCGCCGCCGCCGATGATGGCGACGCCCTGCATTTCTGCAGCACCTGCGCGTTTTCCGATGCCTGCATGTCGCAGGGCTACGACAAGACCGCGCTGGGTGACCTGCACGTGCTGGTGGATCATGTCGGCCCGTTCCACGCGGGTGATTACATCTTCCGTGCCGGTGAACAGTTCGATTCGATCGCCGCGGTGCGCGCGGGCATGGTCAAGACCTTCGTCGATGACAGCCAGGGCAACGAGCAGGTGCTCGGTTTCAGCCTGCCCGGCGAAGTGATCGGCCTCAATGCCATTCATGGTTCGCGCTTCCCCTGCAATGCCGTAGCGCTGGACACGGTGCACCTGTGCCGCATCTCCTTCCCGAAGCTGAGCCTGCTGGCCACGCGCATGCCCGGGCTGCAGGCCAAACTGTTCAGCCTGCTCAGCGCGGAGATCGGCAAGGTCGCCACGCTGGCCGCCAACCACCGCACCGAGGAACGCATGGCCGCGTTCCTGCTGGACATGTCCGAGCGTTACGCGCGCCGTGGTTTTTCCGCCACGCGCTTCAACCTGACCATGGCCCGCACCGAGATCGCCAACTACCTGCGCATGGCGCCGGAGACTGCCAGCCGCGTGCTGCGGCGCCTGAGCGACGACGGTGTGATCGCGGTCAAACAGCGTGAGATCCTGCTGCTGCAACCTGAGCGTCTGGCCGCCCTGGCGGTGGCCGACGAATCCGAACCAGACTGA
- a CDS encoding coproporphyrinogen III oxidase — MSFHVDPSEDTALQAALLRQPGHVLFPAADQFSAGFGESGWRGALRASNEHLIPRGLTLGFQAGRAGQAAAASGYLDTLLAALRRQADALADDREVVAMVLQLGLAEVLVPVALGQLLDAVPQQLRTVARPQVEVRVDAGSTLAPAQLRAVGCTRFNVIDRADAPGPTLLAQSRQVGFTARYYQFRVPSAEDGGFIERVHEVLAEAPERILLPAPCAVPERPAADAWLQTWRLLRDAGYVAIGGDHYQRGDLPDPNGPGDGQRHCDLAGVPRRDRSDFVGLGLAACSQIGEVFYRLEDDLQAWQARLQSGQMGVTAGLILSEQERLSSEVAQSIACDHSVDAAAFEWRNGVAFDACFADALPALDPLLARGWAHWDGRVLRLAEEGHLLWRMMAACFRPAAAIA; from the coding sequence ATGAGCTTCCACGTCGACCCGAGTGAGGACACCGCGCTGCAGGCAGCATTGCTGCGGCAACCCGGCCACGTGCTGTTCCCGGCGGCCGACCAGTTCAGTGCCGGCTTCGGCGAAAGTGGATGGCGCGGCGCCCTGCGCGCCAGCAACGAGCACCTGATCCCGCGCGGGCTGACCCTGGGCTTCCAGGCCGGTCGGGCAGGGCAGGCGGCAGCCGCGTCCGGCTATCTGGATACCCTGCTGGCCGCATTGCGGCGCCAGGCCGATGCACTGGCCGATGATCGCGAGGTGGTGGCCATGGTGCTGCAGCTCGGCCTGGCCGAGGTGCTGGTGCCGGTGGCGTTGGGCCAGTTGCTGGATGCGGTGCCACAGCAGCTGCGCACCGTGGCCCGGCCGCAGGTGGAAGTCCGCGTGGATGCCGGCAGCACGCTGGCACCGGCGCAGCTCCGCGCCGTGGGCTGCACCCGTTTCAACGTGATCGACCGTGCTGATGCGCCGGGTCCAACCCTGCTGGCACAGTCGCGCCAGGTCGGGTTCACTGCGCGCTACTACCAGTTCCGCGTGCCGTCGGCGGAGGATGGTGGCTTCATCGAGCGCGTGCATGAAGTCCTGGCCGAGGCACCGGAACGCATCCTGTTGCCGGCACCGTGTGCCGTGCCCGAACGGCCCGCTGCCGATGCGTGGCTGCAGACCTGGCGGCTGCTGCGCGACGCCGGCTACGTGGCCATCGGCGGTGACCACTACCAGCGCGGCGACCTGCCGGACCCGAACGGGCCGGGCGATGGGCAGCGCCATTGCGACCTGGCCGGCGTGCCACGCCGTGACCGCAGCGACTTCGTCGGCCTGGGCCTGGCGGCCTGCAGCCAGATCGGCGAGGTGTTCTACCGGCTGGAAGACGACCTGCAGGCCTGGCAGGCGCGCCTGCAGTCTGGACAGATGGGGGTGACGGCTGGCCTGATCCTGTCTGAACAGGAGCGACTGTCGTCCGAGGTGGCGCAGAGCATCGCCTGCGACCATTCCGTCGATGCCGCGGCGTTTGAATGGCGCAATGGCGTCGCGTTTGATGCGTGCTTCGCCGATGCACTGCCGGCCCTGGATCCGCTGCTGGCGCGCGGCTGGGCCCACTGGGACGGGCGCGTCCTGCGCCTGGCCGAAGAAGGGCACCTGCTGTGGCGTATGATGGCGGCATGTTTCCGGCCGGCGGCCGCCATCGCTTGA
- a CDS encoding nitrate/nitrite transporter: MNQVLAPASAGQQQRALWLSTFAFTVCFAVWMIFSIIGIQISEQLGLSDTQFGLLIATPVLTGSISRVFLGIWSDQFGGRKVMVLVMLCGAVATWMLTYAHTYPQFLFAALCVGIAGGNFSVGVAYVSRFFPASKQGTALGIFGAGNIGAAVTKLLAPLVMVAAGWTMVAKVWAVALAVTAILFFLFSKEDPSLEQRRRDGVKPVPFAEQMAPLKNLQVWRFSLYYFFVFGGFVALALWLPHYLVGAYGMDVGHAGMLAACYSIPASLFRVVGGWMSDRIGARRVMYWTFGVSAICTFLLAYPDTEYVVKGIHGPIHFHLAIGVVMFTVLVFVLGFFMSLGKAAVYKHIPVYYPHHVGAVGGVVGMIGGLGGFILPIVFGALNDALGIWSSCFMLLFVLVATALAWMHFAIRRMERRHFPQIDRETDLPEAIDAAAADRSRGR, encoded by the coding sequence ATGAACCAGGTCCTCGCCCCCGCCAGTGCCGGGCAGCAGCAGCGTGCGCTGTGGCTGAGCACGTTCGCCTTCACCGTGTGTTTCGCGGTATGGATGATCTTCTCCATCATCGGCATCCAGATCAGCGAGCAGCTGGGACTGAGCGACACCCAGTTCGGCCTGCTGATCGCCACCCCGGTGCTGACCGGTTCCATCAGCCGGGTCTTCCTCGGCATCTGGTCCGACCAGTTCGGCGGCCGCAAGGTGATGGTACTGGTGATGCTGTGTGGCGCGGTGGCGACCTGGATGCTGACCTACGCCCACACCTACCCCCAGTTCCTGTTCGCCGCGCTGTGCGTGGGCATTGCCGGCGGCAACTTCTCGGTGGGCGTGGCCTATGTCTCGCGCTTCTTCCCGGCCAGCAAGCAGGGTACGGCGCTGGGCATCTTCGGCGCCGGCAACATCGGCGCCGCGGTGACCAAGCTGCTGGCGCCGCTGGTGATGGTGGCGGCCGGCTGGACCATGGTGGCCAAGGTCTGGGCGGTGGCCCTGGCGGTCACCGCCATTCTGTTCTTCCTGTTCAGCAAGGAAGATCCTTCGCTCGAGCAGCGCCGCCGCGACGGCGTCAAGCCGGTGCCGTTCGCCGAGCAGATGGCTCCGCTGAAGAACCTGCAGGTCTGGCGGTTCTCGCTGTACTACTTCTTCGTGTTCGGTGGCTTCGTGGCGCTGGCGTTGTGGCTGCCGCACTACCTGGTGGGTGCCTACGGCATGGACGTGGGCCATGCGGGCATGCTGGCGGCCTGCTACTCCATCCCGGCCAGCCTGTTCCGAGTGGTCGGTGGCTGGATGTCGGACCGGATCGGCGCACGGCGGGTGATGTACTGGACCTTCGGCGTGTCGGCCATCTGCACCTTCCTGCTGGCCTACCCGGATACCGAATACGTGGTGAAGGGCATCCATGGCCCGATCCATTTCCACCTGGCCATCGGCGTGGTGATGTTCACCGTGCTGGTGTTCGTGCTGGGCTTCTTCATGTCGCTGGGCAAGGCAGCGGTCTACAAGCACATTCCGGTCTACTACCCCCACCATGTGGGCGCGGTAGGCGGTGTGGTGGGCATGATCGGTGGGCTGGGTGGCTTCATCCTGCCGATCGTGTTCGGCGCGCTCAACGATGCGCTGGGCATCTGGAGCAGCTGCTTCATGCTGCTGTTCGTGCTGGTGGCCACGGCGCTGGCATGGATGCACTTCGCGATCCGCCGGATGGAGCGTCGCCACTTCCCGCAGATCGACCGCGAGACCGATCTGCCCGAAGCCATCGATGCGGCTGCGGCCGATCGTTCGCGTGGCAGGTAG
- a CDS encoding peptidylprolyl isomerase, with product MGSLPKFLPITVIDSNAPVPAEAHSHHHDAAEQGPRSLGQPAPCRLYVDETAISEADIAREMQHHRAMRPEQSRAEAARALVVRELLRLEVRRLGLQAQEGGRVSDEEVLIQQLIEDAIEDRVPTDEDCQRYFEQNPERFRSPDRVRLRHILLAAPADDVAGRLDARNEGERLVAELKQAPHLFADFALRHSRCPSSSDGGDLGWLQRGQTTPEFDRQVFRLREGLAGFPVESRWGYHVVCIDAREDGQPQPFEAVLPQIRDYLELQVRQREVQAYLLQLQERYPVRGLDEIEAEAEAGNG from the coding sequence ATGGGCAGCCTGCCGAAGTTCCTGCCGATCACCGTGATCGACTCCAATGCCCCGGTTCCGGCCGAGGCCCATTCGCACCACCACGACGCAGCGGAGCAGGGGCCGCGCTCGCTCGGGCAGCCGGCGCCGTGCCGGCTGTACGTGGACGAGACCGCGATCAGCGAGGCCGACATCGCCCGCGAGATGCAGCACCACCGGGCGATGCGCCCGGAGCAGTCGCGGGCCGAGGCGGCGCGTGCGCTGGTGGTGCGCGAGCTGCTGCGCCTGGAGGTGCGGCGGCTGGGCCTGCAGGCGCAGGAGGGCGGCCGGGTGAGTGACGAGGAAGTGCTGATCCAGCAGCTGATCGAGGACGCGATCGAAGACCGCGTACCCACCGACGAGGACTGCCAGCGCTATTTCGAACAGAACCCCGAACGTTTCCGCTCGCCAGACCGCGTGCGCCTGCGCCATATCCTGCTGGCGGCACCGGCTGACGACGTGGCCGGGCGGCTGGACGCACGCAACGAAGGCGAGCGGCTGGTGGCGGAGTTGAAGCAGGCCCCGCACCTGTTTGCTGATTTCGCCCTGCGCCACTCGCGGTGCCCCTCCAGCAGCGATGGTGGCGACCTTGGTTGGCTGCAGCGCGGGCAGACCACGCCGGAGTTCGACCGCCAGGTGTTCCGCCTGCGCGAGGGCCTGGCGGGGTTCCCGGTGGAATCACGCTGGGGCTACCACGTGGTCTGCATCGACGCCCGTGAGGACGGCCAGCCGCAGCCTTTCGAGGCGGTGCTGCCGCAGATCCGCGACTACCTGGAACTGCAGGTGCGCCAGCGCGAGGTGCAGGCCTACCTGCTGCAGCTGCAGGAACGTTACCCGGTGCGCGGGCTGGACGAGATCGAAGCCGAAGCCGAAGCCGGGAACGGCTGA
- the narI gene encoding respiratory nitrate reductase subunit gamma — protein sequence MNYYLHQFAFQYYPYIAVAVLLIGSWARYDKAMYTWRTGSSQMLSDKGMRIGSNCFHIGILAILGGHLVGLLTPHAVYEHFITSSQKQMLAMVVGGVFGALCFIGISILLVRRLFNARVRATGSFGDTLVLVLLFAQLCLGLYSIRISSGHLDGGVMVQLAEWAQHIVTFRAGAADYIEGVSWVYKMHIFLGLTLFLIAPFTRLVHVWSIPISYLWRPYQVVRRRQAPLRYGPRE from the coding sequence ATGAACTACTACCTTCATCAATTCGCCTTCCAGTACTACCCGTACATCGCCGTGGCAGTGCTGCTGATCGGCAGCTGGGCCCGCTACGACAAGGCCATGTACACCTGGCGCACCGGCTCCAGCCAGATGCTGTCGGACAAGGGCATGCGGATCGGCAGCAACTGCTTCCACATCGGCATCCTGGCCATTCTCGGTGGCCACCTGGTGGGCCTGCTGACCCCGCATGCGGTGTACGAGCACTTCATCACCTCCTCACAGAAGCAGATGCTGGCGATGGTGGTGGGCGGCGTGTTCGGTGCGCTTTGCTTCATCGGCATCAGCATCCTGCTGGTGCGCCGCCTGTTCAACGCGCGCGTGCGGGCCACCGGCAGCTTCGGTGACACGCTGGTGCTGGTGCTGCTGTTCGCCCAGCTGTGCCTGGGCCTGTACAGCATCCGCATCTCGTCCGGCCACCTGGACGGGGGCGTGATGGTGCAGCTGGCCGAATGGGCACAGCACATCGTCACCTTCCGTGCCGGCGCCGCCGATTACATCGAGGGCGTCAGCTGGGTCTACAAGATGCACATCTTCCTGGGCCTGACCCTGTTCCTGATCGCACCGTTCACCCGCCTGGTGCACGTGTGGAGCATTCCGATCAGCTACCTGTGGCGGCCGTACCAGGTGGTGCGCCGCCGCCAGGCCCCGCTGCGCTACGGTCCGCGGGAGTAA
- the narJ gene encoding nitrate reductase molybdenum cofactor assembly chaperone, with translation MSVLKLVGVLLDYPRDELWQHGDELLAACDQAALPAARRQQLRGFVQQLLDSDPLDAQAAWLATFDRGRSMSLLLFEHIHGESRDRGQAMVDLVETYRRAGFELDARELPDYLPLLLEFLAHRPQEEAREWLHHIGHIAGMLAARAAERTLPHVPLLEILVEAGDGKVNLEALRQRASEEPRDDTAEAMDRLWEEEAVRFGAEAPAEDCKPPTRSPGRPVHREVQP, from the coding sequence ATGAGCGTCCTCAAGCTGGTCGGGGTACTGCTGGACTACCCCCGTGATGAACTCTGGCAGCACGGCGACGAACTGCTGGCTGCCTGTGACCAGGCGGCACTCCCCGCCGCCCGCCGCCAGCAGCTGCGCGGCTTCGTGCAGCAACTGCTGGACAGTGACCCGCTGGACGCGCAGGCGGCCTGGCTGGCGACGTTCGACCGGGGCCGTTCGATGAGCCTGCTGCTGTTCGAACACATCCACGGCGAATCGCGTGACCGCGGCCAGGCCATGGTCGATCTGGTGGAAACCTACCGCCGTGCCGGCTTCGAGCTGGATGCGCGCGAGCTGCCGGATTACCTGCCGCTGCTGCTGGAATTCCTGGCCCACCGGCCACAGGAGGAGGCCCGCGAATGGCTGCACCATATCGGCCATATCGCCGGCATGCTGGCCGCGCGTGCGGCCGAACGCACGCTGCCGCACGTACCGCTGCTGGAGATCCTGGTGGAGGCCGGCGACGGCAAGGTCAACCTGGAGGCGCTGCGGCAGCGCGCCAGCGAAGAACCCCGCGACGACACGGCCGAGGCGATGGACCGGTTGTGGGAAGAGGAGGCGGTGCGCTTCGGCGCCGAAGCCCCTGCCGAAGACTGCAAGCCACCGACGCGCTCGCCCGGGCGTCCCGTGCACCGTGAGGTCCAGCCATGA
- the narH gene encoding nitrate reductase subunit beta encodes MKVRAQIAMVLNLDKCIGCHTCSITCKNVWTSREGVEYAWFNNVETKPGIGYPKEWENQDKWNGGWVRTRAGKLVPRAGGRWRMLAKIFANPDLPQIDDYYEPFDFDYQNLHTAKDSQHQPTARPRSLISGERMQKIEWGPNWEEILGSEFSKRSRDYNFNEVQKEIYGAFEKTFMMYLPRLCEHCLNPACVSACPSGAIYKREEDGIVLIDQDKCRGWRMCVSACPYKKIYYNWKSGKSEKCIFCYPRIEMGEPTVCSETCVGRIRYLGVMLYDADRIAEAASVAAEKDLYQAHLDIFLDPEDPAVIAAARSEGIPDSWLEAAKQSPVYKLAIDWKLALPLHPEYRTLPMVWYVPPLSPIQSAAERGRIGMSGELPDVASLRIPVRYLANMLTAGDEAPVVRALERLMAMRAWRRAKNVDGVEDTAVLDQAGLSIAQVEEMYRYLAIANYEDRFVIPTGHREYANDAFGERGGCGFTFGNGCNGDSPADLFGQRKATTFVVNNGPNHRRRKEVVE; translated from the coding sequence ATGAAAGTCCGTGCACAGATCGCGATGGTGCTGAACCTGGACAAGTGCATCGGCTGCCATACCTGCTCGATCACCTGCAAGAACGTCTGGACCTCGCGCGAGGGCGTCGAATACGCCTGGTTCAACAACGTGGAAACCAAGCCGGGCATCGGCTACCCGAAGGAGTGGGAGAACCAGGACAAGTGGAACGGCGGTTGGGTGCGCACGCGCGCCGGCAAGCTGGTGCCGCGTGCCGGCGGGCGCTGGCGGATGCTGGCCAAGATCTTCGCCAACCCGGACCTGCCGCAGATCGACGACTACTACGAGCCGTTCGATTTCGACTACCAGAACCTGCACACCGCCAAGGACAGCCAGCACCAGCCCACCGCGCGGCCGCGTTCGCTGATCAGCGGCGAACGCATGCAGAAGATCGAGTGGGGCCCGAACTGGGAGGAGATCCTCGGCTCGGAATTCAGCAAGCGCTCGCGCGACTACAACTTCAACGAGGTGCAGAAGGAGATCTACGGCGCCTTCGAGAAGACCTTCATGATGTACCTGCCGCGCCTGTGCGAACACTGCCTGAACCCGGCGTGCGTGTCGGCGTGCCCGTCCGGTGCGATCTACAAGCGCGAGGAAGACGGCATCGTGCTGATCGACCAGGACAAGTGCCGTGGCTGGCGCATGTGCGTGTCGGCCTGTCCTTACAAGAAGATCTACTACAACTGGAAGAGCGGCAAATCCGAGAAGTGCATCTTCTGCTACCCGCGCATCGAGATGGGTGAGCCGACGGTGTGCTCGGAAACCTGCGTGGGCCGCATCCGCTACCTGGGCGTGATGCTGTACGACGCCGACCGCATCGCCGAGGCCGCCTCGGTGGCTGCGGAGAAGGACCTGTACCAGGCCCACCTGGACATCTTCCTGGACCCCGAAGACCCGGCGGTGATCGCCGCTGCGCGCTCGGAAGGCATCCCGGACAGCTGGCTGGAAGCGGCCAAGCAGTCGCCGGTGTACAAGCTGGCCATCGACTGGAAGCTGGCCCTGCCGCTGCACCCGGAATACCGCACGCTGCCGATGGTCTGGTACGTGCCACCGCTGTCGCCCATCCAGTCCGCCGCCGAGCGCGGCCGCATCGGCATGAGCGGCGAGCTGCCGGACGTGGCGTCGCTGCGCATTCCGGTGCGCTACCTGGCCAACATGCTCACGGCCGGCGACGAAGCCCCGGTGGTGCGTGCGCTGGAACGGCTGATGGCGATGCGCGCCTGGCGCCGGGCCAAGAACGTGGACGGCGTGGAGGACACCGCCGTGCTGGACCAGGCGGGGCTGAGCATCGCCCAGGTGGAGGAGATGTACCGCTACCTGGCCATCGCCAACTACGAGGATCGTTTCGTGATTCCCACCGGCCACCGCGAGTATGCCAACGACGCCTTCGGTGAGCGTGGTGGCTGCGGCTTCACCTTCGGCAACGGCTGCAACGGTGACAGCCCGGCCGACCTGTTCGGGCAGCGCAAGGCCACCACCTTCGTGGTCAACAACGGGCCCAACCACCGGCGCCGCAAGGAGGTGGTGGAATGA
- a CDS encoding nitrate reductase subunit alpha: protein MSYFLDRLQFFKREPQTFADGHGFAKSEGRDWENSYRQRWQYDKIVRSTHGVNCTGSCSWKIYVKNGLVTWETQQTDYPRTRPDLPNHEPRGCPRGASYSWYLYSANRLKYPLIRGTLLRLWREARRSKAPVDAWASIVEDKEKARSYKTRRGMGGFVRLQWEEANEIIAASNLYTVKQYGPDRVVGFSPIPAMSMVSYAAGARYLSLLGGACLSFYDWYCDLPPASPQIWGEQTDVPESADWYNSRYIIAWGSNVPQTRTPDAHFFTEARYNGTKTVAICPDYSELAKLTDHWLHPKQGTDAALAFAFGHVILREFHVDSPSQYFQDYCRQYSDMPMLVRLERREDGRLVPGRFLRASELGGLGEANNPDWKTLAYDESSGQIVVPNGSIGFRWGEKGKWNIEEKESNGADTRLRLSLADGHEGIEAVSFPYFGGIETDGWTAAPAEEVLERNIPVRRLALAEGGDTLVATVYDLLLAQYGVDRGFGGGNVATSFDDMVPGTPAWQERITGVSRAEVIEIAREFARTADKTHGRSMIIVGAGMNHWFHNDMNYRGLINMLIMCGCVGQTGGGWAHYVGQEKLRPQTGWQPLAFGLDWSRPPRHMNGTSFFYFNTGQWRYEKLQVDELLSPLADASKYSGSLADLNLRAVRMGWLPSTPQLDRNPLQLVREAEAAGVAPADYALGKFKDGSLDFAFADPDAQQNHPRMMFIWRSNLLGSSGKGHEYMLRHLLGTRHGLQGKDLGEMGAIKPQEVKWHDEAPEGKLDLLVTLDFRMCTTALYSDIVLPTATWYEKDDLNTSDMHPFIHPLSKAVDPAWESRSDWDIFKGVARTLSDMAPGVLGVERDLVLVPTLHDTPNELGMPFGVADWKKGECEAIPGQTMPSMTVVERDYPNLYRKFTSLGPLLDKLGNGGKGMNWDTKHEIDFLGKLNHTVLDEGVSQGRPAISTAIDAAEVILHLAPETNGHVAVKAWESLGSFTGREHTHLAVGKEHEAIRFRDIQAQPRKIISSPIWSGLEDDNVSYNAGYTNVHELIPWRTVTGRQQFYQDHEWMIDFGEAFMSYRPPVNTRTVEPLLNQRPNGNKEIVLNWITPHQKWGIHSTYSDNLIMQTLSRGGPIVWLSEDDARSAGIVDNDWIELFNVNGAIAARAVVSQRVMPGMAMMYHAQERIINVPGSQITGTRGGIHNSVTRIVLKPTHMIGGYAQLAYGFNYYGTCGTNRDEFVIVRKMDKIDWLDGEAVPAAAKEVV, encoded by the coding sequence ATGAGTTATTTCCTCGATCGCTTGCAGTTCTTCAAGCGTGAACCCCAAACCTTTGCCGATGGCCATGGTTTTGCCAAGAGCGAGGGCCGTGACTGGGAAAACAGTTACCGCCAGCGCTGGCAGTACGACAAGATCGTCCGCTCCACCCACGGGGTGAACTGCACCGGTTCGTGCAGCTGGAAGATCTACGTCAAGAACGGCCTGGTGACCTGGGAAACCCAGCAGACCGACTACCCGCGCACGCGCCCGGACCTGCCCAACCATGAACCGCGTGGCTGCCCGCGTGGCGCCAGCTATTCCTGGTACCTGTACAGCGCCAACCGCCTGAAGTACCCGCTGATCCGCGGCACGCTGCTGCGCCTGTGGCGCGAAGCCCGCAGGAGCAAGGCCCCGGTGGATGCCTGGGCCAGCATCGTCGAGGACAAGGAAAAGGCGCGCTCGTACAAGACCCGCCGCGGCATGGGCGGCTTCGTGCGCTTGCAGTGGGAAGAGGCCAACGAGATCATCGCCGCCTCCAACCTGTACACGGTGAAGCAGTACGGGCCGGACCGCGTCGTCGGTTTCTCGCCCATTCCGGCGATGTCGATGGTGTCCTATGCGGCCGGCGCGCGTTACCTGTCATTGCTGGGCGGCGCCTGCCTGTCCTTCTATGACTGGTACTGCGATCTGCCGCCGGCCTCGCCGCAGATCTGGGGCGAACAGACCGACGTGCCCGAATCGGCCGACTGGTACAACAGCCGCTACATCATCGCCTGGGGCTCGAACGTGCCGCAGACGCGCACGCCCGATGCGCACTTCTTCACCGAGGCGCGCTACAACGGCACCAAGACGGTGGCGATCTGCCCGGACTATTCCGAGTTGGCCAAGCTGACCGACCATTGGCTGCACCCCAAGCAGGGCACCGATGCAGCGCTGGCGTTTGCCTTCGGCCACGTGATCCTGCGCGAGTTCCACGTCGATTCGCCCTCGCAGTACTTCCAGGACTACTGCCGCCAGTACTCGGACATGCCGATGCTGGTGCGCCTGGAGCGCCGCGAGGATGGCCGGCTGGTGCCGGGCCGCTTCCTGCGCGCCAGCGAACTGGGTGGCCTGGGCGAAGCCAACAATCCCGACTGGAAGACCCTGGCCTACGACGAGAGCAGCGGCCAGATCGTGGTGCCCAACGGCTCGATCGGCTTCCGCTGGGGCGAGAAGGGCAAGTGGAACATCGAGGAAAAGGAAAGCAACGGCGCCGATACGCGCCTGCGGCTGAGCCTGGCCGACGGCCACGAGGGTATCGAAGCGGTCAGCTTCCCGTACTTCGGCGGCATCGAGACCGACGGCTGGACCGCAGCCCCGGCCGAGGAGGTGCTTGAACGCAACATCCCGGTGCGTCGCCTGGCCCTGGCCGAAGGCGGTGACACCCTGGTGGCCACGGTCTACGACCTGCTGCTGGCCCAGTACGGCGTGGACCGTGGCTTCGGCGGCGGCAACGTGGCCACCAGCTTCGACGACATGGTGCCGGGCACCCCGGCCTGGCAGGAGCGCATCACCGGCGTGTCGCGTGCCGAGGTGATCGAGATCGCCCGTGAGTTCGCCCGCACCGCCGACAAGACCCACGGCCGTTCGATGATCATCGTCGGCGCGGGCATGAACCACTGGTTCCACAACGACATGAACTACCGCGGCCTGATCAACATGCTGATCATGTGCGGCTGCGTGGGCCAGACCGGTGGCGGCTGGGCGCATTACGTGGGCCAGGAAAAGCTGCGCCCGCAGACCGGCTGGCAGCCGCTGGCCTTCGGCCTGGACTGGAGCCGCCCGCCGCGGCACATGAACGGCACGTCGTTCTTCTACTTCAACACCGGGCAGTGGCGCTACGAGAAGCTGCAGGTGGATGAGCTGCTCTCGCCGCTGGCCGATGCCAGCAAGTACAGCGGCAGCCTGGCCGACCTCAACCTGCGCGCGGTGCGCATGGGCTGGCTGCCCAGCACCCCGCAGCTGGACCGCAACCCGCTGCAGCTGGTGCGCGAGGCCGAGGCGGCCGGCGTGGCCCCGGCCGACTACGCGCTGGGCAAGTTCAAGGATGGCTCGCTGGACTTCGCCTTCGCCGACCCGGATGCGCAGCAGAACCACCCGCGGATGATGTTCATCTGGCGCTCGAACCTGCTCGGTTCCTCGGGCAAGGGCCATGAATACATGCTGCGCCACCTGCTGGGCACGCGCCACGGCCTGCAGGGCAAGGACCTGGGCGAGATGGGCGCGATCAAGCCGCAGGAAGTGAAGTGGCACGACGAGGCGCCGGAAGGCAAGCTCGACCTCCTGGTCACGCTCGACTTCCGCATGTGCACCACGGCGCTGTACTCGGACATCGTGCTGCCGACGGCGACGTGGTACGAGAAGGACGATCTCAATACCTCGGACATGCACCCGTTCATCCACCCGCTGTCCAAGGCGGTGGACCCAGCCTGGGAATCGCGCAGCGACTGGGACATCTTCAAGGGCGTGGCGCGTACCCTCAGCGACATGGCACCGGGCGTGCTGGGCGTTGAAAGGGACCTGGTGCTGGTGCCGACCCTGCACGACACGCCCAACGAACTGGGCATGCCGTTCGGCGTGGCCGACTGGAAGAAGGGCGAGTGCGAGGCCATCCCGGGGCAGACCATGCCGTCGATGACCGTGGTCGAGCGTGACTACCCCAATCTGTACCGCAAGTTCACCTCGCTGGGCCCGCTGCTGGACAAGCTGGGCAACGGCGGCAAGGGCATGAACTGGGATACGAAGCACGAGATCGACTTCCTCGGCAAGCTCAACCATACCGTGCTCGACGAGGGGGTCAGCCAGGGCCGTCCGGCCATTTCCACCGCCATCGACGCAGCCGAAGTCATCCTGCACCTGGCGCCTGAAACCAACGGCCACGTGGCAGTGAAGGCCTGGGAATCGCTGGGCAGCTTCACCGGCCGCGAGCACACCCACCTGGCGGTCGGCAAGGAACACGAGGCGATCCGCTTCCGTGACATCCAGGCGCAGCCGCGCAAGATCATCTCCTCGCCGATCTGGTCGGGCCTGGAGGACGACAACGTCAGCTACAACGCGGGCTACACCAACGTGCACGAGCTGATCCCGTGGCGCACGGTGACCGGCCGCCAGCAGTTCTACCAGGACCATGAGTGGATGATCGACTTCGGCGAGGCGTTCATGAGCTATCGCCCGCCGGTCAACACGCGCACGGTGGAGCCGCTGCTGAACCAGCGCCCGAACGGCAACAAGGAGATCGTGCTGAACTGGATCACCCCGCACCAGAAGTGGGGCATCCACAGCACCTACAGCGACAACCTGATCATGCAGACGCTGTCGCGCGGCGGTCCGATAGTGTGGCTGAGCGAGGATGACGCGCGCAGTGCCGGCATCGTCGACAACGACTGGATCGAGCTGTTCAACGTCAATGGTGCGATTGCGGCGCGCGCGGTGGTCAGCCAGCGCGTGATGCCGGGCATGGCGATGATGTACCACGCCCAGGAACGCATCATCAATGTGCCGGGTTCGCAGATCACCGGCACCCGTGGCGGCATCCACAACTCGGTGACCCGCATCGTGCTCAAGCCCACCCACATGATCGGCGGCTACGCGCAGCTGGCCTACGGCTTCAATTACTACGGCACCTGCGGCACCAACCGCGACGAGTTCGTGATCGTCCGCAAGATGGACAAGATCGACTGGCTGGATGGTGAGGCTGTTCCTGCGGCTGCGAAGGAGGTGGTGTGA